A window of the Chloroflexia bacterium SDU3-3 genome harbors these coding sequences:
- a CDS encoding cytochrome C oxidase subunit IV family protein codes for MAHTDATPAHAAHGEEAHEDHTGLYWLVAAILAIVTIVEVFWPFIGLGHTAVIGGLIALMVLKGTMVVMWFMHMKGDRNIFKFVFLAPFTLAVLFVLAFLALFSGTHPGIAG; via the coding sequence ATGGCGCATACCGATGCAACGCCCGCCCACGCCGCCCACGGCGAGGAGGCCCACGAGGATCACACCGGCCTCTACTGGCTGGTGGCCGCGATCCTGGCGATCGTCACCATCGTCGAGGTGTTCTGGCCCTTCATCGGGCTGGGCCACACGGCGGTGATCGGCGGCCTGATCGCGCTGATGGTGCTGAAGGGCACCATGGTGGTGATGTGGTTCATGCACATGAAGGGCGATAGGAACATCTTCAAGTTCGTGTTCCTCGCGCCGTTTACCCTGGCGGTGCTGTTCGTGCTGGCCTTCCTGGCGCTGTTCTCGGGCACCCACCCCGGCATCGCAGGCTAG
- a CDS encoding cytochrome oxidase subunit III → MSELTTAHAPAAHGSAHGETSLGVDSRKLGIWAFLGSETMFFGALIVTYLIYKPVNAARSDAQLPHEMLGINFTALLAAILLASSLTMVLSLASIRKNDQKWFTIWLAATAGLGLCFLGGQVYEFTHLYHEGLTLSSSLLGTTFFVLTGFHGTHVAIGVAWLLSVLFRSRTLGYNVAEHMDVELVGLYWHFVDLVWVAVFTLIYLLP, encoded by the coding sequence ATGAGCGAACTGACCACAGCCCACGCGCCAGCCGCCCATGGCTCGGCCCACGGCGAGACATCCCTGGGCGTGGATAGCCGCAAGCTCGGCATCTGGGCCTTCCTTGGGTCGGAGACGATGTTCTTCGGCGCGCTGATCGTGACCTACTTGATCTACAAGCCGGTGAACGCGGCCCGCTCGGATGCGCAGCTGCCCCACGAGATGCTGGGCATCAACTTCACCGCGCTGCTGGCCGCCATCCTGCTGGCATCCAGCCTCACCATGGTGCTCTCGCTGGCCAGCATCCGCAAGAACGACCAGAAGTGGTTCACTATCTGGCTTGCCGCCACCGCCGGGCTGGGCCTGTGCTTCCTGGGCGGGCAGGTGTACGAGTTCACCCATCTCTACCACGAGGGCCTGACACTCAGCAGCTCGCTGCTGGGCACCACCTTCTTTGTGCTCACCGGCTTCCACGGCACCCACGTGGCCATCGGCGTGGCCTGGCTGCTGAGCGTGCTGTTCCGCAGCCGCACCCTGGGCTACAATGTCGCCGAGCACATGGATGTGGAGCTGGTGGGCCTGTACTGGCACTTCGTCGACCTGGTGTGGGTGGCGGTGTTCACCCTGATCTATCTGCTTCCGTAG
- the ctaD gene encoding cytochrome c oxidase subunit I: MATVERPLQRPVGIPQASAAPSGWLSWFSTVDHKKIGIMYMLSAFVFFIIGGIEALLMRIQLGTPNNTFLSPDVYNQLMTMHGTTMVFLAVMPLNVGLGNYIVPLMIGARDMAFPRMNALSIWLFILGGLMLYSSFILGGAPNAGWFAYAPLTEKGPTLSATHGMDYWILGLTLTGVASIAGAVNFIVTILNMRAPGMKINRMPLFAWAQLVTQFIVIFAFPSLTVAQVFLLFDRNFGTRFFLANEGGDPMLWLHLFWFFGHPEVYILILPVFGIVSEVLPVFSRKPIFGYAFIAYSTVAIGFLGFLVWAHHMFGTGLGPMVDAFFSGASMLIAIPTGVKIFNWIATIYRGSIQMKAAMYYALGFIAMFVIGGISGITLASPPVDLQQTDSYYVVAHFHYVLFGGAIFGIFAGTFYWFPKFTGRYLNETLGKVQFWILLIGFNLTFGPMHELGTQGMPRRIYTYEAGMGWDFWNMVQTVASFGIAIAVALFMWNMIVSLRSGQRATNDPWDGATLEWATASPPPAYNFASTPTVHSRRPLWDSKYPDLDVAHSPTTKPVKRRELAPLDLEELNRPVEPGSIHLPSPTFAPLYVAIALCVVFYGILYLSTAAIPSVIAIVVGLGFFAFGVTVWLRAADRDNASAH, translated from the coding sequence ATGGCAACAGTTGAGCGCCCGCTGCAACGGCCAGTCGGCATTCCGCAGGCGTCTGCCGCGCCCTCGGGCTGGCTAAGCTGGTTCAGCACCGTCGATCACAAGAAGATCGGCATCATGTACATGCTCTCGGCATTTGTGTTCTTCATCATCGGCGGCATCGAGGCGCTGCTGATGCGCATCCAGCTGGGCACGCCGAACAACACGTTCCTTTCGCCCGATGTCTACAACCAGCTCATGACCATGCACGGCACCACCATGGTGTTCCTGGCCGTCATGCCGCTGAACGTGGGCCTGGGCAACTATATCGTGCCGCTGATGATCGGCGCGCGCGACATGGCCTTCCCGCGCATGAACGCGCTCTCGATCTGGCTGTTCATCCTGGGCGGCCTGATGCTCTACTCCAGCTTCATCCTGGGCGGCGCGCCCAACGCTGGCTGGTTCGCCTACGCCCCGCTCACCGAGAAGGGGCCGACGCTCTCGGCCACCCACGGTATGGACTACTGGATCTTGGGCCTGACCCTCACCGGCGTGGCCTCGATCGCGGGCGCGGTGAACTTCATCGTCACCATCCTGAACATGCGCGCGCCGGGCATGAAGATCAACCGCATGCCGCTGTTCGCGTGGGCGCAGCTGGTCACGCAGTTCATCGTGATCTTCGCCTTCCCGTCGCTGACGGTGGCCCAGGTGTTCCTGCTGTTCGACCGCAACTTCGGCACCCGCTTCTTCCTGGCCAACGAGGGCGGCGACCCGATGCTGTGGCTGCACCTGTTCTGGTTCTTCGGCCACCCCGAGGTCTACATCCTCATCCTGCCGGTGTTCGGCATCGTCTCCGAGGTGCTGCCGGTGTTCTCGCGCAAGCCGATCTTTGGCTACGCGTTTATCGCCTACTCCACCGTGGCCATCGGCTTCCTGGGCTTCCTGGTGTGGGCGCACCACATGTTCGGCACCGGCCTTGGCCCGATGGTGGACGCCTTCTTCTCGGGCGCGTCCATGCTGATCGCCATCCCCACTGGCGTGAAGATCTTCAACTGGATCGCCACGATCTACCGCGGCTCGATCCAGATGAAGGCGGCCATGTACTACGCGCTTGGCTTCATCGCCATGTTCGTGATCGGCGGCATCTCGGGTATCACCCTGGCCTCGCCGCCCGTCGATCTGCAGCAGACCGACTCGTACTACGTGGTGGCGCACTTCCACTACGTGCTGTTCGGCGGCGCGATCTTCGGTATCTTTGCGGGCACCTTCTACTGGTTCCCCAAGTTCACCGGGCGCTACCTGAACGAGACTCTGGGTAAGGTGCAGTTCTGGATCTTGCTGATCGGCTTCAACCTGACCTTCGGCCCCATGCACGAGCTGGGCACCCAGGGCATGCCGCGCCGCATCTACACCTACGAGGCCGGCATGGGCTGGGATTTCTGGAACATGGTGCAGACGGTGGCCTCGTTCGGTATCGCGATCGCGGTGGCGCTGTTCATGTGGAACATGATCGTCAGCCTGCGCTCGGGCCAGCGCGCCACCAACGACCCGTGGGACGGCGCGACGCTAGAGTGGGCGACGGCCTCGCCGCCCCCGGCCTACAACTTCGCCTCCACGCCCACCGTGCACAGCCGCCGCCCGCTGTGGGACAGCAAGTACCCTGACCTGGATGTGGCCCACAGCCCCACCACCAAGCCGGTGAAGCGCCGAGAGCTGGCCCCGCTCGATCTAGAGGAACTGAACCGGCCTGTCGAGCCGGGTAGCATCCACCTGCCCTCGCCCACCTTCGCGCCGCTGTACGTGGCCATCGCGCTGTGCGTGGTGTTCTACGGCATCCTGTACCTCTCCACCGCCGCCATCCCCAGCGTGATCGCGATCGTGGTGGGCCTTGGCTTCTTCGCCTTTGGCGTGACGGTGTGGCTGCGCGCCGCCGACCGCGACAACGCGTCGGCCCACTAG
- the coxB gene encoding cytochrome c oxidase subunit II, with product MPSRRSIWRAVQVSGVLIAGALALAACGADKPMSTLDTHGTHAENILALLTPIAWAALAVFVVVEGILVYAIWKFRARKNDAMPAQIHGNTTIEIAWTIAPALIVLVIAVLTFRTQAVNSRMDPTALRIQAVGHQWWFEFKYPDQSIVTSGDLYIPVGRDVTVQLDGVDVIHNFWIPKLAGKTYMIPGNTNYLSFKATNEGVYRGQCAEFCGEAHALMRFRVIAVQPDVFDRWIAAHTSTPAAASTQPYAGPEAFPNTQEKYVPHMPAFPQGAYTGVGTGGVASNGYTVFEKKCAVCHMINDNPKAKGVTGPNLTYLGDRTTLAAGLLPNNSGNLYSWLYDPSMIKPGNIMGGTVKPGYLTDQEIKDLIAYLEGQKTNIPLPQAR from the coding sequence ATGCCAAGTCGTCGTTCCATCTGGCGCGCTGTGCAGGTGAGCGGGGTACTCATCGCTGGCGCACTCGCCCTGGCGGCCTGCGGTGCCGACAAGCCCATGTCAACCCTGGATACGCACGGCACCCACGCCGAGAACATCCTGGCCCTGCTTACCCCGATCGCATGGGCCGCGCTGGCGGTGTTCGTGGTGGTGGAAGGTATCCTGGTCTACGCGATCTGGAAGTTCCGCGCGCGCAAGAATGATGCGATGCCCGCCCAGATCCACGGCAACACCACGATCGAGATCGCCTGGACCATCGCGCCAGCGCTGATCGTGCTGGTGATCGCGGTGCTGACCTTCCGCACCCAGGCGGTCAACTCGCGGATGGACCCGACCGCGCTGCGGATCCAGGCGGTAGGCCACCAGTGGTGGTTCGAGTTCAAGTACCCCGATCAGTCGATCGTGACCTCGGGCGATCTCTACATCCCGGTGGGCCGCGATGTGACGGTGCAGCTGGATGGCGTGGATGTGATCCACAACTTCTGGATCCCCAAGCTGGCCGGCAAGACCTACATGATCCCCGGCAACACCAACTACCTCTCGTTCAAGGCCACCAACGAGGGCGTCTACCGTGGCCAGTGCGCCGAGTTCTGCGGCGAGGCCCACGCGCTCATGCGCTTCCGCGTGATCGCGGTGCAGCCGGATGTGTTCGACCGCTGGATCGCCGCGCACACCAGCACCCCGGCGGCGGCATCCACCCAGCCCTACGCTGGCCCCGAGGCCTTCCCGAACACCCAGGAGAAGTATGTGCCGCATATGCCTGCCTTCCCGCAGGGCGCGTACACCGGCGTGGGCACAGGCGGCGTGGCCTCCAACGGCTACACCGTGTTCGAGAAGAAATGCGCTGTCTGCCACATGATCAACGACAACCCCAAGGCCAAGGGCGTGACTGGCCCCAACCTGACCTACCTGGGCGACCGCACCACCCTGGCGGCGGGCCTGCTGCCCAACAATAGCGGCAACCTGTACAGCTGGCTCTACGACCCCAGCATGATCAAGCCGGGGAACATCATGGGCGGCACGGTGAAGCCCGGCTACCTGACGGATCAGGAGATCAAAGACCTGATCGCCTACCTGGAAGGCCAGAAGACCAACATCCCCCTGCCGCAAGCGCGCTAG